From the Nitrospirota bacterium genome, the window ATTGCAAATATAACAAGAAAAACATAAAACAGTTTTGTCGTCTTCATGCCGTCTCCTTATATTAAAATTGAAGTTATGTTTAATGATATGCCCAAATCAAAAAACTGTCAATAGTTAAGCTTGATAGTTGTAGCCGCAGGCTTCAGCCTGCGTTAAACATACCTGAGACGCTGAATATATCAGATGCTTGCAGCGCAGACTAAAGTCTGCGGCTACATTTTTTAAAAAGCAAAAAAAGTTGACTTTATTTTGTGAAATGGTAAAATGATAATTAGATTTGCAGTTGACATATGAATTTTTTAAAGGAGGTAAAAATGGGCTGCGGAACTTGTGCGCCGAAGAAAAAGGCTAAAAAAACCAAAAAGAAAAAATAACTAATCATTTCAGACAAAAAGAGGCTGACCATGCATGGTCAGCCTCTTTTTGTTTTCAGGTTTAAACACCATTTAAGTCGCCAATATTTCCAGAAGCCTGTCCAGCTCGTCAAGGGAATAATACATTATCTCTATCTTTCCGCCTTTTTTGCCTTTATGAATCAGGTGGACCTTTGTTCCGAGGCTGTGCATGAGCTGTTCTTCAAGCGCTGCAATCTGAGGCTCCTTCCATCCTGATGAAGCCTTTGCAGGGGCATTTGAAAGGGCTTTCTTAGCCAGCGCCTCAGTCTCCCTGACGCTTAATCCTTTTTTTATTACCCTTCTTGCCGTATCCATCTGAACCCGCGCGTCTTCTATCTGAAGCAGGGCCTTGGCATGCCCGATGCTTAATGCACCCTCTGCAATCCATGTCCTGATTTCAGCGGGAAGTTTTAATATCCTGAGATAATTGGTTACAGTTGCCCTGTCTTTTCCAACTCTCATGGAAAGGTTGTCATGAGTAAGATTAAATTCATTAATGAGTCTTTGAAATGCCTCTGCCGTTTCAAGGGGATTCAAATCCTCCCTCTGAATGTTCTCTATAAGCGCAAGCTCAATTGCCTCCTGAGGAGCCGCCTCTTTTACAAGCGCGGGAATTACCGCAAGACCGGCAATTTTTGCCGCCCTCAGCCTTCTCTCGCCGGCAATCAATTTATATGTGCCGTCTTCACCGTATCTTACGATTACAGGCTGAATAATGCCTTTTTCTTTTATTGACTGCGCAAGCTCCTGAAGCGCTGCATCCTTAAAAACTCTTCTCGGCTGGTATTCATTGGGGACTATTTTATTTATATTAAGCTCAAGCACTACGCCCTTAGGAATGTCAGTTCCAATGGCGTTTTCCTTTTCAGGTATTAATGCGGAAAGTCCCTTACCCAACGCTGTTTTCATTGCCGATTACCTCCTCAGCCAGTGATATGTAGCTCTGAGCGCCCTTTGAATGATTGTCGTATAAGATAACAGGCTTGCCGTGGCTCGGCGCCTCGGCAAGGGTTACATTTCTTGGGATTATTGTTTTGTAAACCTTGTCTTTGAAATGCCGTCTTAATTCATCGGCAACCTGATTTGTAAGAGTATTCCTTCCGTCAAACATCGTAAGCAAAATCCCCTCAATTTCAAGCAGCGGATTAAACGCGCCCCTTACAAGCGTGAGTGTCTTAATCAGAGAGCCGATGCCTTCCAATGAATAATACTCGCACTGCATCGGCACCAGGATGCTGCCTGCCGCCACAAGGGCGTTAAGGGTTAGAAGGCTCAATGCCGGCGGGCAGTCTATGAAGATAAAATCATACCTGGATTTGACAGGCTCCATGGACTTTCTTAATATGGACTCCCTTCCCGTTTTCTCGGTAAGTTCAACCTCGGCGCCCACGAGGTCTATACTTGAAGGGATGAGCTTAAGGTTGTTAATGCCGGTGTCAAAGATTACTTCTTCAATGTTTTTTGTTTTGTTATAGATGTCGTAGAGACTTCCGGTAAGGCTGCTCCTGTTTATTCCAAGCCCGCTTGTAGAATTCCCCTGAGGGTCAGTGTCAATAAGCAGTATGCTCTTACCGGCAACTGCCAGGGATGCGCCTAAATTGACTGCGGTAGTGGTTTTTCCCACACCGCCTTTTTGGTTGGCTACTGCTATTACTCTTCCCATAAGAATAATGAATCAAGATAATATATGTTTAATTTTGAACAATATTCAACTATGTTAAACTATTTGAATTTTTTTATTTATTACGCCCCATCCTGAACAAATTTAAATTTCCTCTTAATGGATAACTCTGCCTTTCCGAGTTCCCTCCCCATGTATGCGGCATGTGCCATATCTGTTATCCACTTGTTATTAATAA encodes:
- a CDS encoding ParB/RepB/Spo0J family partition protein, which produces MKTALGKGLSALIPEKENAIGTDIPKGVVLELNINKIVPNEYQPRRVFKDAALQELAQSIKEKGIIQPVIVRYGEDGTYKLIAGERRLRAAKIAGLAVIPALVKEAAPQEAIELALIENIQREDLNPLETAEAFQRLINEFNLTHDNLSMRVGKDRATVTNYLRILKLPAEIRTWIAEGALSIGHAKALLQIEDARVQMDTARRVIKKGLSVRETEALAKKALSNAPAKASSGWKEPQIAALEEQLMHSLGTKVHLIHKGKKGGKIEIMYYSLDELDRLLEILAT
- a CDS encoding ParA family protein — protein: MGRVIAVANQKGGVGKTTTAVNLGASLAVAGKSILLIDTDPQGNSTSGLGINRSSLTGSLYDIYNKTKNIEEVIFDTGINNLKLIPSSIDLVGAEVELTEKTGRESILRKSMEPVKSRYDFIFIDCPPALSLLTLNALVAAGSILVPMQCEYYSLEGIGSLIKTLTLVRGAFNPLLEIEGILLTMFDGRNTLTNQVADELRRHFKDKVYKTIIPRNVTLAEAPSHGKPVILYDNHSKGAQSYISLAEEVIGNENSVG